In [Phormidium] sp. ETS-05, the genomic window GGCTTCGGGAAATACCAGCCACACTTCCTGACAACCGGAATCTAGATATTCTTGGGCTTTCAGTAATAATTCATCCCCTGCATCATCAGGAGAGGCAATTTCGGCGATTAAGGGTGGACTTTGGGGTAATGAGGAGGCGTTGCCAAACTGGGTGACTAATTCTGGGGTGAGATAGGAGACATCGGGACGCCGCCCCTGTTTTTTTGTCCGGCAGGGCAGTTCTACATAAACTTTGCCGCCATTCTGGGATTCTGTGATGTAATTTTTCCACAAACTGGTTAAATTTGCTTGGATTTCACTATGTTTTACGGTCATGCCTTTAGTCTCCACCAATTGTCCGTCCACCCATTCCATATGTTCGGCTGGGTGGGCGAGGAAGTCATCGAGAGAGATGGTTTCTGGGATGATTGCAGTTACCATATTTGTTGATTTCCTCTGGTTGCGATGATTGCTATTATAGCATGGTTATTAGTCTTTTGTCATTTGTCCTTTGTCATTTGTCCTTTGTCATTTGTCCCTTGTCCTTGGTTGCCCTCACCCCCTGCCCCTCTCCCACAAGGAGCTATTGTTTATACAAATCTTGGCTTCGCTACTAGACTGAAGCCCCTCACCCCCTGCCCCTCTCCCACAAGGAGCTATTGTTTATAAAAATCTTGGCTTCGTTACTAGACTGAAGCCCCTCACCCCCTGCCCCTCTCCCACAAGGGGAGAGGGGAGAAATGACAAGTGACAAGGGACAAATGACTAAGGACAAATGACAAATGCTATAAATTGTGAATGGCGGCGGCTAATCCTTGACAAACGCCGGTGAGAAAGTCTAAATCTAGGGTGTCTAAGGTATCGGTGGGATCGTGATAGTGGGGATTGCGCATATTGGCGGTATCGGTTATCATTATGGCAGCATAACCTCGATCCCAAAATGGGGCGTGGTCGCTGCGGCGAGTGTCGGGAACCACAAAACCTCGCAGAGGTACTGGGAGGATTTCACAAGGGATATTGGCAGTGGTTTTGATACTGTGGCTAATTTTTTTTAGGTCTATGAGGTTGCTTAAGTTACCGATTAAGGCGATATAATCGCCGGTGTTGGGATAAAAATATTGTAGTCCCACGGGATAGCGTTGGGAGTTGGGGGTAGAGTCCCGATATCCGAGCATTTCTAGGGATATCATTAACCGCAGGGGTTCTTGGTTGGCGTGCAAGTGTTTGGCGTAGGCTTCGCTGCCTAGTAAGCCGTATTCTTCCATGTCGAATGCTACGAGGCGGAGGGGATATTTGGCGGGGGACGTGGCGAAGATTCTGGCTAATTCTAATAGTGCGGCGATACCGCTACCGTTGTCGTCGGCGCCGGGGGAACCGGGTACGGTGTCGTAGTGAGCGCCAATTAAGATGGGGGGACGGGAGGAATCATCTCCGGGGAGGTTAAGGATGATGTTTTGATGGGTTCTACCGTTGTCTAAAAATTGGTGAGTTTCGACGATGCCCCATTTTTGCAATTCTGAGCGGATGTATTCGCGGACGTAGAAGTAGCCGCCGGTGGCAAAGTAGGGGTCTCTTTCGCGGACGATTTGGAATAGATGGGATTGCAGATTGTTTTTCAGGCTTTCATCAATTAGCATAAAATTTATTGGTCATTTGTCCTTTGTCATTTGTCCCTTGTCATTTGTCCCTTGTCATTTGTCGTTAAACAAATTCTCCTCGGGCGACTAGGGAAACTTGGCCGCCGATAAATACGGAGATTTCTGATGCTTTGTCTTCGGCTTTGAGGAGGAGTAATGAGGGTCTGTCTATTTCATAGCCTTGGTCAGCGCGGAGGTTAATTTTGTCGGTGCCAAAATATTGATGGCGGACTAGATAACCGGCTAAACAGCCGTTGGCGCTCCCGGTGGCGGGGTCTTCGGGGATTCCTAAATAGTCGGCGAACATCCGCACGCTGATGTTGCTATTGGGATGGTATGGTTCGGGGGAGAAGATGAGGATACATTTGGCGTCGGTGGTGCGGATGAGGTCAAAGTATTTTTGTTGATTAGTTTTGGCGCGTTTGAGGGCGGCGAGGTTTTTTAATGGTACGATGATAAATGGTAGGCCGGTGGAGACTTCTTGAATGGGAAATCTGGTGTCGATATCGGTGGTTTCTAGGTTGAGGACGGGAGCGATCGCCTCTGGGGATAATGTCTGATGGAAGGTGGGGGGGTTTTGCTGCATCCACCATATAGTATGGTTGTTTTCAGATGCGATCGTGACGGGAATTTGTCCTGCTTTAAAGTTTAATGTAATGCTCGTGACTGGTTGCCTAATTATCTCACTTTGAATAATAAAGGCGGTGCCGAGGGTGGGATGTCCGGCGAAGGGGATTTCTTGCTCTGGGGTGAAGATGCGTACATCGTAACCGCCATTGTTCATCTCACTTGATATAACAAAGGTGGTTTCAGAATAGTTGATTTCTTTGGCGATGCGCTGCATTTGTCTGTCTGAGAGCTTTTCAGCGCCTTTGGTGAAGACAGCAAGCTGATTGCCGGTGTATTTTTCTTCTCTGGCAAATACATCGACGATATAGTATGTGAGTTTGTCCATTGTTTTTTGTCCTTTGTCCTT contains:
- a CDS encoding PhzF family phenazine biosynthesis protein, with product MDKLTYYIVDVFAREEKYTGNQLAVFTKGAEKLSDRQMQRIAKEINYSETTFVISSEMNNGGYDVRIFTPEQEIPFAGHPTLGTAFIIQSEIIRQPVTSITLNFKAGQIPVTIASENNHTIWWMQQNPPTFHQTLSPEAIAPVLNLETTDIDTRFPIQEVSTGLPFIIVPLKNLAALKRAKTNQQKYFDLIRTTDAKCILIFSPEPYHPNSNISVRMFADYLGIPEDPATGSANGCLAGYLVRHQYFGTDKINLRADQGYEIDRPSLLLLKAEDKASEISVFIGGQVSLVARGEFV
- a CDS encoding M28 family peptidase gives rise to the protein MLIDESLKNNLQSHLFQIVRERDPYFATGGYFYVREYIRSELQKWGIVETHQFLDNGRTHQNIILNLPGDDSSRPPILIGAHYDTVPGSPGADDNGSGIAALLELARIFATSPAKYPLRLVAFDMEEYGLLGSEAYAKHLHANQEPLRLMISLEMLGYRDSTPNSQRYPVGLQYFYPNTGDYIALIGNLSNLIDLKKISHSIKTTANIPCEILPVPLRGFVVPDTRRSDHAPFWDRGYAAIMITDTANMRNPHYHDPTDTLDTLDLDFLTGVCQGLAAAIHNL
- a CDS encoding Uma2 family endonuclease; this encodes MVTAIIPETISLDDFLAHPAEHMEWVDGQLVETKGMTVKHSEIQANLTSLWKNYITESQNGGKVYVELPCRTKKQGRRPDVSYLTPELVTQFGNASSLPQSPPLIAEIASPDDAGDELLLKAQEYLDSGCQEVWLVFPEARMVLLLTANQTLGFNPGEMVTTQLLLPGFAVAVDELLG